Proteins encoded in a region of the Enterococcus gilvus ATCC BAA-350 genome:
- a CDS encoding LCP family protein produces the protein MSRMDKYKKIHDESQKEEKKPLGFRREVTKDHPVESNRSDHQETFNEEPKNSSYTPEEEFYYEDHYQEPKKKRLSIKFPTVKNPFKRKQKYPTDSYDQQPKKKKRKSWRRIVVILLVAILGYSVVAFGVGNFAATHDSSMPKMDTQEFNGATSENGKKNILLLGSDTRDNISGRSDSMMVLQLGGWGKPKLVSFMRDMYVDIPGVGQNKLNAAYAYGGADLVRQTLKQNFGIDCRYYAMVDFQTFEKGVDALFPRGVSIDAEKDMSSYIDAPISKGPQRMDGHTLLNYARFRMDEEGDFGRVRRQQQVMQSVFGQVANPLVLLRGPYAAGKIWGYLSTDMSNTFVLGNLFNFAKAVGGIDRLTLPVDGSWSYIDTSNAGSALAVDTAVNAQKAQEFLGK, from the coding sequence ATGAGCCGAATGGACAAATATAAAAAGATTCACGATGAAAGTCAAAAGGAAGAGAAAAAACCTTTGGGCTTTCGTCGTGAGGTTACAAAGGACCACCCCGTCGAATCGAACCGGTCCGATCATCAAGAAACCTTCAATGAGGAACCCAAGAACTCCTCTTATACACCTGAGGAGGAGTTTTATTACGAAGATCATTATCAAGAGCCTAAAAAGAAACGATTGAGTATTAAATTTCCGACGGTGAAAAATCCTTTCAAACGTAAACAAAAATATCCAACAGATTCCTATGACCAGCAGCCAAAGAAGAAGAAAAGAAAAAGCTGGCGTCGTATCGTTGTCATTCTTTTAGTTGCTATTTTAGGTTATTCTGTCGTTGCTTTTGGCGTAGGAAATTTTGCCGCAACGCATGATTCTTCTATGCCGAAAATGGATACACAGGAATTTAATGGTGCGACTTCGGAAAATGGGAAGAAAAATATTTTGCTCTTAGGCAGTGACACACGTGATAACATCAGCGGGCGTTCTGACTCCATGATGGTTCTGCAATTGGGCGGTTGGGGAAAGCCTAAACTAGTCTCCTTCATGAGAGATATGTACGTGGACATTCCCGGAGTCGGTCAAAATAAATTAAATGCCGCTTATGCTTATGGCGGAGCCGATCTGGTCCGACAAACTTTAAAGCAAAATTTTGGAATTGACTGCCGCTATTATGCCATGGTTGATTTTCAGACTTTTGAAAAAGGGGTAGATGCGCTATTTCCTCGTGGTGTATCCATTGATGCCGAAAAAGATATGAGCTCCTATATTGATGCACCAATTAGTAAAGGACCTCAACGAATGGACGGGCATACACTGCTAAATTATGCGCGTTTCCGTATGGACGAAGAAGGAGATTTTGGTCGTGTCCGTAGGCAACAGCAGGTTATGCAATCTGTCTTTGGTCAAGTGGCTAATCCGTTAGTTTTATTACGTGGACCATACGCTGCAGGGAAAATTTGGGGATATTTATCAACAGATATGTCAAATACGTTTGTATTGGGAAATCTCTTTAATTTCGCGAAAGCTGTTGGCGGAATTGATCGGTTGACACTGCCCGTCGATGGCTCATGGTCTTACATCGATACGAGTAACGCTGGGAGTGCGTTAGCTGTCGATACTGCTGTAAATGCGCAAAAGGCTCAGGAGTTTTTAGGTAAGTAA
- a CDS encoding NAD(P)H-binding protein yields the protein MKIFVAGATGRVGEELINYLVKQGHFIYAGARHEETLDDSTSVKPVHLDLHGSVDEIADTLGDAEAVYFVAGSRGKDLLQTDLYGAVKLMQAVEQKGIKRYIHLSSLFALQPDKWSDTLTDYNISKFFSDHWLIDNTNLNYTILQPGSLKEIPGSGKITTNVKEVTENALENVSAVLAELLEQENTFKKVILMGDGNTPIKEAIESL from the coding sequence ATGAAAATATTTGTAGCTGGCGCCACTGGAAGAGTTGGCGAAGAATTAATCAACTATTTAGTGAAACAAGGACACTTTATTTATGCGGGGGCACGTCATGAGGAAACGCTTGATGACAGCACTTCTGTAAAACCCGTTCATTTAGATTTACACGGTAGTGTTGATGAAATCGCCGATACCCTGGGAGATGCAGAAGCCGTCTATTTCGTTGCTGGATCACGAGGAAAGGACCTGCTTCAAACTGATTTATACGGCGCTGTAAAATTAATGCAAGCCGTGGAGCAAAAGGGGATCAAACGCTACATTCATTTGAGTTCGCTTTTCGCTTTGCAACCTGACAAATGGAGCGACACATTGACTGACTATAACATCTCAAAATTCTTCTCTGACCACTGGTTGATCGACAATACAAACTTGAACTACACGATTTTACAACCAGGCAGCTTAAAAGAAATTCCTGGCAGCGGAAAAATAACAACCAATGTCAAAGAAGTAACCGAAAACGCCCTTGAAAATGTATCGGCGGTTTTAGCAGAGTTGCTTGAACAAGAAAACACCTTTAAAAAAGTAATTTTGATGGGGGACGGAAACACACCCATTAAAGAAGCCATCGAATCATTATAA
- the aroA gene encoding 3-phosphoshikimate 1-carboxyvinyltransferase, whose protein sequence is MKLLKTKAGLKGTLTVPADKSISHRSIMFGAISHGKTTIHNFLRAEDCMSTVAVFKELGVKIKEVGQDIHVEGVGFQQLKAPNKNLDAGNSGTTMRLVLGILAGQPFHSQISGDASLNRRPMERVMGPLRSMGGELQGQEGSEFPPIDIQGKKLSSITYEMPIASAQVKSAILFAALQATGTTKIIEKEKSRNHTEEMIKQFGGTISVNDKTITVPGGQQLTGQEVTVPGDISSAAFYLVAASLIAGSDLHLKHVGVNPTRTGILDVLKEMGADIVETAIDQKNQAADLAIKAAPLKGVAIGGEIIPRLIDELPIIALAATQAQGTTVIRDAQELKVKETNRIDATAQELNKLGANVEPTEDGLIIHGPTKLHGGVVDSHGDHRIGMMLQITALLTEETVELTNPEAINISYPNFFTDLASLI, encoded by the coding sequence ATGAAACTACTGAAAACAAAAGCAGGCTTAAAGGGGACGCTAACTGTCCCCGCAGACAAATCGATCTCTCATCGCAGTATCATGTTTGGAGCGATTAGTCATGGGAAAACAACGATCCACAACTTTTTGAGGGCAGAGGATTGTATGAGTACTGTCGCCGTTTTCAAAGAACTGGGTGTTAAGATTAAAGAAGTTGGACAAGATATTCATGTTGAAGGTGTCGGCTTTCAACAGCTAAAAGCACCGAATAAAAACTTAGATGCTGGAAATTCCGGCACAACGATGCGTTTAGTCTTAGGTATTTTAGCGGGTCAGCCTTTTCACTCACAAATATCTGGAGATGCTTCGCTGAATCGGCGCCCGATGGAACGTGTCATGGGGCCTCTTAGATCAATGGGAGGGGAGCTGCAAGGACAAGAAGGCAGTGAATTTCCACCTATTGATATACAAGGGAAAAAGCTATCATCGATTACCTATGAAATGCCGATTGCTAGCGCGCAAGTAAAATCCGCGATCCTTTTTGCAGCACTACAAGCAACGGGAACAACAAAGATTATTGAGAAAGAAAAATCACGAAACCACACTGAAGAAATGATCAAACAATTTGGCGGCACTATTTCTGTTAATGATAAAACGATCACTGTACCCGGTGGACAACAGCTTACAGGACAAGAAGTAACTGTCCCAGGAGATATTTCATCAGCAGCTTTCTACCTTGTGGCAGCCAGTTTGATAGCCGGCAGTGACCTTCATTTAAAGCATGTTGGAGTCAATCCTACTCGTACAGGAATTTTAGATGTTTTAAAAGAAATGGGAGCAGATATCGTAGAAACAGCGATTGATCAAAAAAATCAAGCGGCAGACTTGGCAATTAAAGCAGCACCGCTAAAGGGTGTTGCAATCGGTGGCGAGATCATTCCTCGATTGATTGATGAATTGCCGATTATTGCTTTAGCAGCAACTCAAGCACAGGGAACGACTGTCATTCGTGATGCGCAAGAACTAAAAGTGAAAGAAACAAATCGGATTGATGCGACTGCCCAAGAGTTGAATAAATTAGGGGCTAATGTAGAGCCTACAGAGGATGGTTTGATTATTCATGGACCAACCAAATTACATGGCGGTGTTGTAGATAGTCACGGAGATCATCGGATTGGAATGATGCTTCAAATCACTGCGTTATTAACAGAAGAGACTGTTGAATTAACCAATCCAGAAGCAATCAATATTTCTTATCCAAACTTTTTCACTGATCTAGCGTCTTTAATTTAA
- a CDS encoding ECF transporter S component, whose product MKTKELTKLAMMIALTVTLSLLFIIPIPATKGFVTLCEVGIYASALLFGPSGGFLVGALSGGLIDMISGYPEWAIFSIIIHGIQGFILGYLYNKYPSKRSLAIGFLLASVFMIAGYAFATALLFGWPAGLASIPGNSIQNIFGIAVTVPLYHALQRVLRHPQFK is encoded by the coding sequence ATGAAAACAAAAGAGCTCACTAAGCTTGCGATGATGATTGCATTGACGGTCACTCTCTCACTACTATTCATCATTCCAATTCCTGCTACAAAGGGATTTGTGACACTTTGTGAGGTGGGAATTTATGCTTCTGCCTTGCTTTTCGGACCGAGTGGCGGTTTTCTAGTTGGCGCCCTGAGCGGTGGTCTGATCGACATGATTTCAGGTTATCCAGAGTGGGCAATTTTTTCAATTATTATTCACGGTATTCAAGGATTTATCTTAGGGTACCTCTATAATAAATACCCGAGTAAAAGAAGCCTTGCAATTGGATTTTTATTGGCGAGCGTATTTATGATCGCTGGCTACGCGTTCGCTACGGCTCTCTTATTTGGCTGGCCTGCTGGATTGGCTTCGATACCAGGAAATAGTATTCAGAATATCTTCGGTATTGCAGTGACGGTTCCCCTTTACCATGCCTTACAAAGAGTTTTGCGTCATCCTCAATTTAAATAG
- a CDS encoding TIGR01440 family protein, protein MEKESIQQQLKTITNDVLDAANLRAGDTFVLGCTTSEIVGGTIGKNSSQEVGQWVIEALKEVLDPKEIYLAVQGCEHINRAVVVERALADRKDWEIVSVKPALHAGGSCSVAAFEQFNDPVEVEHIVAQAGIDIGDTSIGMHVKYVQVPVRPSIKELGGAHVTSLRSRPKYIGGPRATYE, encoded by the coding sequence ATGGAAAAAGAAAGTATTCAACAGCAACTGAAGACAATTACCAATGATGTGCTTGATGCTGCGAATCTAAGAGCTGGCGATACCTTCGTGCTAGGCTGTACTACAAGCGAGATCGTTGGCGGAACAATTGGAAAGAACTCAAGCCAAGAAGTGGGCCAATGGGTCATTGAAGCTTTAAAAGAAGTTCTTGATCCTAAGGAAATTTATTTAGCGGTGCAAGGATGCGAACATATTAATCGAGCGGTGGTTGTCGAGCGCGCGCTTGCCGATAGAAAAGATTGGGAGATCGTTTCAGTTAAGCCAGCATTGCATGCTGGCGGCTCTTGTTCTGTCGCTGCTTTCGAGCAATTCAATGACCCGGTTGAAGTGGAGCACATCGTTGCACAAGCAGGAATCGACATTGGCGACACCTCTATCGGCATGCATGTAAAATATGTACAAGTTCCTGTTCGTCCATCGATTAAGGAATTAGGCGGTGCACATGTGACATCTTTGCGGAGTCGACCTAAGTATATTGGTGGGCCGCGTGCCACTTATGAATAA
- a CDS encoding DegV family protein: protein MKLAIVTDSTAYLNERIRNHKDLFVIPIPVIIDGQPFEEGIDIGYEEFYQKLKSSRDFPKTSQPVLGEVYELYRSIKEQGYDTVISIHLSEGISGFVRTLTAIKEDIKGLQVIPYDSKITSVPMGYMVEKALEMSDNGESLEETLRAIDDIRDTTNAYIIVDDLDNLVRGGRLTNGAAIIGGLLKIKPILTFEDGKIVLAEKIRSLKKALQRTEEIIEERRQENEKELRIFVIHGNNPELAQQEYEKLSQKYPEASIDIGTFGPVIGTHLGDKAIALGVAK, encoded by the coding sequence ATGAAATTAGCGATCGTGACAGATAGTACCGCCTATCTGAATGAACGCATCCGCAATCATAAAGACTTATTTGTTATCCCGATTCCTGTCATTATTGACGGGCAGCCTTTTGAAGAAGGCATTGATATCGGCTACGAAGAGTTTTATCAAAAATTAAAAAGCAGCAGAGATTTTCCTAAAACTTCACAACCTGTTTTGGGAGAAGTTTACGAATTATATCGCTCCATAAAAGAACAAGGCTATGATACAGTTATTAGTATTCATTTATCTGAAGGGATTTCAGGCTTTGTCCGTACATTGACCGCAATCAAAGAAGATATTAAAGGTCTGCAAGTTATTCCTTATGATTCAAAAATTACCAGTGTTCCAATGGGCTATATGGTGGAAAAAGCGCTGGAAATGAGCGATAATGGCGAATCTTTGGAGGAAACACTGCGAGCAATCGACGATATCCGAGACACGACCAACGCTTACATTATCGTGGATGATTTAGACAATCTAGTTCGTGGCGGACGTCTAACGAATGGTGCGGCGATCATTGGTGGATTATTAAAAATCAAACCGATCCTGACTTTTGAAGATGGAAAAATCGTTCTTGCTGAAAAAATTCGCTCTTTGAAAAAAGCCTTACAACGTACAGAAGAGATCATTGAAGAACGACGTCAAGAAAATGAAAAAGAGCTGCGTATTTTCGTGATCCACGGGAATAACCCCGAGCTCGCACAACAAGAATATGAGAAACTTAGTCAGAAATATCCTGAAGCAAGTATTGATATCGGTACATTTGGACCGGTAATCGGGACTCATTTAGGAGATAAGGCTATTGCCCTTGGCGTAGCGAAATAG
- the pheA gene encoding prephenate dehydratase, protein MKVGYLGPRGSFTYSAAVNFFKEETLLPYESLTALLEAQRKGALDYCVVPIENTIEGSVLPTLDVIFQTLPTIQAEIVLPIQQQLMVHPVHKNAWREIELICSHQQALAQSQVFIMNHFPTVDIEQIGSTAQGAQKVAENPDKKYAAIGPKAAAEQFGLVVVQENVQSISENETRFWVLGENALSSILPKGPNKATILFDLASDHPGALYQCLEIFAAEEINLTKIESRTQKTKLGEYFFIIDFVTPKEPKLTNVLEKLARQQFQVTLIGDYPTYLPKVRKS, encoded by the coding sequence ATGAAAGTTGGCTATTTAGGACCGCGCGGCTCATTTACCTACAGTGCGGCTGTCAATTTTTTTAAGGAAGAGACATTGCTTCCTTACGAATCGTTGACTGCATTATTAGAAGCACAGCGAAAAGGAGCTTTGGATTATTGTGTGGTACCGATCGAAAATACGATTGAGGGGTCGGTGCTGCCAACATTAGATGTGATCTTCCAAACGTTGCCGACGATTCAAGCGGAAATAGTTTTACCGATTCAGCAGCAGCTGATGGTCCATCCTGTGCATAAAAATGCCTGGCGAGAAATAGAACTGATTTGCAGCCACCAGCAGGCATTGGCGCAATCACAAGTTTTTATAATGAATCATTTTCCGACAGTTGATATCGAGCAAATTGGCTCCACTGCGCAAGGTGCTCAGAAGGTTGCAGAGAACCCTGATAAAAAATATGCAGCGATTGGGCCCAAAGCGGCAGCGGAGCAATTCGGATTAGTCGTTGTTCAAGAAAACGTGCAATCAATCAGTGAAAATGAAACGCGTTTTTGGGTACTTGGCGAAAACGCATTGTCTAGCATACTACCAAAGGGGCCAAATAAGGCGACGATACTTTTCGATTTAGCTTCAGATCATCCTGGGGCTTTGTATCAATGCTTAGAAATTTTTGCTGCTGAAGAAATCAATCTAACAAAAATCGAATCTCGTACACAAAAAACAAAATTGGGTGAATATTTTTTCATCATCGATTTCGTAACTCCAAAAGAACCAAAATTGACTAATGTACTGGAAAAACTAGCGAGGCAGCAGTTTCAAGTGACGCTGATTGGCGACTATCCGACGTACCTTCCAAAAGTTAGAAAATCTTAG
- a CDS encoding bifunctional hydroxymethylpyrimidine kinase/phosphomethylpyrimidine kinase, translated as MTKTVLTIAGSDTLAGGGLQSDLKTFENYQLFGLTAITCIAVEKDGHFEINDLPSELLRDQLQSIEKNVALNGVKVGLVHQLESLEIVKAFLRAFDGPIVLDPVMAFKETDDVYNGSYRAKLIELFPFASIVTPNLKEAELLSQQTIRTLEDMKHAAKKILSLGAHSVVIKGGERFSGAFASDLFYDGNEFHSFTKPKLITPTINGAGCTLASAITANLVSGKPMIEAIENSKDYVYRGIEKGLPLKNGEGNVWFGERIETEVFT; from the coding sequence ATGACAAAAACCGTGTTGACTATTGCAGGGTCAGACACGTTAGCTGGCGGCGGCTTACAATCTGATCTAAAGACATTCGAGAATTACCAGCTATTTGGGTTGACAGCGATCACTTGTATAGCAGTCGAGAAAGATGGGCACTTTGAGATAAATGATCTGCCATCTGAATTGCTCCGTGATCAGTTACAGTCAATAGAAAAAAACGTTGCATTGAACGGTGTGAAAGTTGGTCTAGTTCACCAGTTGGAATCTTTAGAAATCGTGAAGGCCTTTCTGCGTGCCTTCGATGGACCAATTGTTTTAGACCCTGTAATGGCTTTTAAGGAAACCGACGATGTTTACAATGGCAGTTATCGAGCGAAGTTAATCGAGCTCTTCCCTTTTGCCTCCATTGTTACGCCGAATTTGAAGGAAGCAGAACTATTGAGTCAGCAAACCATTCGAACCTTGGAGGATATGAAGCATGCAGCAAAAAAAATTCTTTCCTTAGGTGCACACTCAGTGGTAATCAAAGGCGGTGAACGTTTTTCTGGAGCGTTTGCGTCAGATTTATTTTATGATGGAAATGAATTCCATTCCTTCACTAAACCTAAATTAATCACTCCGACTATTAATGGCGCCGGGTGTACATTGGCCTCTGCCATCACAGCGAATTTAGTGTCAGGCAAACCAATGATCGAAGCGATTGAAAATAGCAAAGACTATGTGTATCGAGGAATCGAAAAAGGCCTCCCCCTAAAAAACGGTGAAGGAAATGTCTGGTTCGGAGAGCGCATTGAAACGGAGGTCTTCACATGA
- a CDS encoding shikimate kinase, with protein sequence MESIVLIGFMGAGKTTISKELAATLNARVVDMDDVLVERIGQPISDYFDEHGETSFRQHETNLLKEALNEESIIATGGGVILQKENQHVLSDKLVVYLKADANVLVQRIREDKVNVRPLAIKNDDGDLKRLFFSREKLYEKLAKITVDTSQKLPAEIVNEIIHQVEVAS encoded by the coding sequence ATGGAATCAATCGTCTTAATCGGCTTCATGGGAGCTGGAAAAACTACTATTAGTAAAGAACTTGCCGCTACGTTAAATGCCCGTGTGGTGGATATGGATGATGTGTTGGTTGAACGGATCGGTCAGCCAATCAGCGATTATTTTGATGAACATGGGGAAACATCTTTCCGACAACACGAAACCAATCTCTTAAAAGAAGCATTGAATGAAGAATCCATTATCGCTACAGGTGGAGGCGTCATTTTGCAAAAAGAAAATCAGCATGTGTTATCAGATAAGCTAGTCGTTTACTTAAAGGCAGATGCCAATGTATTAGTCCAACGTATTCGGGAAGATAAAGTAAATGTCCGCCCACTGGCGATCAAGAACGATGATGGTGACTTAAAACGCCTATTCTTCTCTAGAGAGAAATTATACGAGAAATTGGCGAAGATCACAGTAGATACTTCTCAGAAATTACCTGCGGAAATCGTCAATGAAATTATCCATCAGGTAGAGGTCGCTTCCTAA
- a CDS encoding DUF6530 family protein — translation MKIPTNLKHKPVFLVEDYDKIDGHNAWDSDAKGLTLGLAQWNDRGRVDISGKVWRHTGEKWSRQSEELPITRILDLAILVAQSSIYLQDAYRYEKFYDPENPKVEILGLQGGRMEVKVDTENPKIDEDIVLFNDTMNKDGDLIAQRYRTLKRLLDELGY, via the coding sequence ATGAAAATACCAACAAATTTAAAGCATAAACCTGTTTTTCTCGTGGAGGATTACGATAAAATAGATGGCCATAACGCCTGGGACAGTGATGCCAAGGGTCTTACATTAGGATTGGCACAGTGGAACGACCGTGGTCGCGTGGATATCTCAGGGAAAGTCTGGCGTCACACAGGGGAAAAATGGTCACGTCAATCAGAAGAATTACCTATTACCCGTATATTAGACCTGGCTATCTTAGTTGCTCAATCTAGCATTTATCTTCAGGATGCATATCGATATGAAAAATTTTATGATCCAGAAAATCCAAAAGTAGAGATTCTTGGGCTTCAAGGCGGACGAATGGAAGTAAAAGTGGATACTGAAAATCCTAAAATTGATGAAGACATCGTCTTATTCAATGACACGATGAACAAAGACGGCGACCTGATAGCTCAACGTTATCGTACATTGAAACGTTTATTAGACGAATTGGGTTACTAA
- a CDS encoding AAA family ATPase has protein sequence MEMPFVITEGRRFTKVEKQMIWRKPASHKTSQEELRIASEIKLNWLDPEMKIMNVLLEGDAGSGKTQLARALSDDLQLPYTKVTCFADMDKTDVFGALLPVVRSDDEDDQELLEAIYQTDSLQEVLSVIEKHFQIDSDQARARLSTLIERIDHIESSTTLEYKFYPSEIVRAMQKGYLLEIQEPTVIRDASVLVALNSALEPNGLLNIPTGIIRRHSDCVVVITTNRNYQGNRPLNESLRDRMQHAEKMDLPSIEVMIARAIAKTNFADQDYLEIMAEIIRLLDETAKANAIKGVAGMRSYFFWVNSLKQGQDPLESIFPKVLYKLTTDETELKILQEALEQSRLLTELQQVKNQKKLTKGRKISQSEAEQRNILEEAEEATLTSEPTEASLPKEPEIEEAEEIASIEKEQPEAGTIAEEAEREDAEAQSTTASMDEEEKIGSAMSLEEMAEIDRNKRKELNREIRESLKETIHAKEGTILHRPAINQEAIQQGQELTKQVLPEVDSLSRVINDLLNKEVSNDYASNKYYGSRFNASHVAYGDLRNFDKKNPPDEQPSLALAVRVDESGSMMRDDRIENAKLAAVALSLFAERTKIPLMLYGDSADLSQREKTSIYSYKEFDDGYDFMAAKISTMKPRQNNRDGVPLKVLAEKLSHQSADTKVLLSISDGQPKALPDYTGNKAKQDIQDVLDDYERKGILFIACAIGEDKEQLRDLYGDNHFVDISDISTLPQQLLQLIARFV, from the coding sequence ATGGAAATGCCTTTTGTAATAACAGAAGGACGGAGATTCACTAAAGTCGAAAAACAAATGATCTGGCGCAAACCAGCCAGTCATAAAACTAGCCAAGAAGAACTGCGAATTGCTTCGGAAATCAAGCTGAACTGGCTTGACCCTGAAATGAAAATTATGAATGTTTTATTAGAAGGAGATGCGGGTTCTGGTAAAACACAGCTTGCACGCGCGCTTTCGGATGATTTGCAGTTGCCTTACACAAAAGTAACTTGTTTTGCGGATATGGATAAGACAGATGTTTTCGGTGCCTTGCTGCCTGTTGTGAGAAGTGATGATGAGGACGATCAAGAGTTGTTAGAAGCAATTTATCAAACGGATTCATTGCAAGAAGTATTGTCTGTCATTGAAAAACATTTTCAAATTGACAGCGATCAAGCAAGAGCGCGATTAAGTACATTGATTGAACGAATAGATCATATAGAGAGCTCGACCACTTTGGAGTACAAATTTTATCCTTCTGAGATCGTTCGTGCGATGCAAAAAGGCTATTTGTTAGAAATTCAAGAACCGACAGTGATACGAGATGCTTCTGTGCTAGTCGCTTTGAATTCCGCATTAGAACCAAATGGGCTATTGAATATTCCAACTGGAATCATTCGCAGACACTCTGATTGTGTTGTCGTTATTACCACAAATCGAAATTATCAAGGAAATCGTCCATTAAATGAATCACTAAGAGACCGAATGCAACACGCAGAAAAAATGGATCTGCCGTCCATTGAGGTAATGATTGCGCGGGCGATCGCCAAAACCAATTTCGCAGACCAGGATTATTTAGAAATTATGGCGGAAATCATTCGCTTGCTGGATGAAACAGCAAAGGCGAATGCAATCAAAGGCGTCGCGGGTATGCGCTCTTATTTCTTTTGGGTCAATAGCTTAAAACAAGGACAAGATCCATTAGAAAGTATTTTTCCAAAAGTACTTTATAAATTAACAACGGACGAAACAGAGTTAAAAATTTTGCAAGAGGCCTTGGAACAAAGCAGACTTTTAACAGAACTACAGCAAGTTAAGAATCAAAAGAAATTGACAAAAGGTCGAAAAATCAGTCAATCCGAAGCGGAACAACGAAATATTTTAGAAGAAGCGGAAGAGGCAACACTGACAAGTGAGCCTACAGAAGCTTCACTTCCTAAAGAGCCGGAAATAGAGGAAGCGGAAGAAATAGCTTCTATTGAAAAAGAGCAACCAGAGGCAGGAACGATCGCCGAAGAGGCTGAACGTGAGGATGCGGAAGCCCAAAGTACAACTGCTTCAATGGATGAGGAAGAAAAAATAGGTTCTGCAATGTCGCTTGAAGAAATGGCAGAGATTGATAGGAATAAACGTAAAGAACTAAATCGTGAGATTCGTGAAAGTTTGAAAGAGACAATTCACGCAAAAGAAGGAACGATTCTTCATCGCCCAGCAATCAATCAGGAAGCGATCCAACAAGGACAAGAATTAACGAAACAGGTCTTGCCTGAAGTCGATAGCCTCAGCCGTGTAATCAATGATTTATTAAATAAAGAGGTCAGCAATGATTATGCCAGCAACAAGTATTATGGATCGCGATTCAACGCTAGTCACGTGGCTTATGGTGATTTACGTAATTTTGATAAGAAGAATCCTCCCGATGAGCAGCCTTCGTTGGCTTTAGCGGTCAGAGTAGATGAATCGGGATCAATGATGCGTGATGACCGGATCGAAAATGCGAAGTTGGCTGCTGTAGCTCTAAGTCTTTTCGCTGAAAGAACGAAGATTCCTTTGATGCTCTATGGTGATTCGGCAGACCTTAGTCAACGAGAAAAAACATCCATTTATTCATACAAAGAGTTTGATGATGGCTATGACTTTATGGCCGCTAAAATTTCCACTATGAAGCCGCGGCAAAACAACCGCGATGGTGTCCCTTTAAAAGTATTAGCAGAAAAATTAAGTCACCAATCTGCCGATACAAAAGTGCTGCTTTCAATCAGTGACGGGCAACCGAAAGCATTGCCTGATTATACAGGAAATAAAGCGAAGCAGGATATTCAAGACGTATTAGACGACTATGAACGAAAGGGTATCTTATTCATTGCCTGTGCGATAGGAGAAGATAAGGAACAATTAAGAGATCTGTACGGCGACAATCATTTCGTTGATATTTCTGATATTTCGACATTGCCTCAACAACTTCTTCAATTGATCGCGCGATTTGTATAA